In the Jatrophihabitans endophyticus genome, one interval contains:
- a CDS encoding glycerol-3-phosphate dehydrogenase/oxidase, whose product MSTSAPTLGPADRDEALRRLAAEELDVLIIGGGVVGAGAALDAVTRGLTVGLIEARDYASGTSSRSTKLFHGGLRYLEQFDFHLVFEALKERGLVLNKLCPHLAKPVPLIYPLEKWLDRPYVGMGIGVYDVMGGGRGVPHHLKHMGKRKTMQSFPSGKGTAIRGAIRFYEGQVDDARHTMMLARTAAQFGALCANSTRATGFLREGDHVVGVRAKDLEGGSEFDIRATHVINAAGVWTDEIQQMVGGRGEFRVRASKGVHVVVDRNRINSATGIIARTAKSVLFIVPWGSHWIIGTTDTDWDLDLAHPAASQADIDYLLDQANRLLADPLTRDDVVGVYAGLRPLLAGESDSTSKLSRDHAVASPVRGLTVIAGGKYTTYRVMAKDAVDFAVHDMERKIPDCITEDVPLAGADGYHALWNSRRVIATRTGLRLSVVEHLLGRYGSLINELLALVDERPELGEPLAGAPEYLRVEAVYAATHEGARHLEDVLTRRTRISIEVPDRGVAAAREIATLVAPVLGWDDDTVARELEHYEQRVAAELESQHQGDDLTADAARLGAPDVRLGV is encoded by the coding sequence TACGCGTCGGGCACGTCCAGCCGCTCCACCAAGCTCTTCCACGGCGGCCTGCGCTACCTCGAGCAGTTCGACTTCCACCTGGTCTTCGAGGCGCTCAAGGAGCGCGGTCTCGTCCTCAACAAGCTGTGCCCGCACCTCGCCAAGCCGGTGCCGCTGATCTATCCGCTGGAGAAGTGGCTCGACCGGCCCTACGTCGGCATGGGCATCGGCGTCTACGACGTCATGGGCGGCGGCCGCGGAGTGCCGCACCACCTCAAGCACATGGGCAAGCGCAAGACGATGCAGTCCTTCCCGTCCGGCAAGGGCACCGCGATCCGCGGCGCGATCCGCTTCTACGAGGGCCAGGTCGACGACGCCCGGCACACGATGATGCTGGCGCGCACCGCGGCCCAGTTCGGCGCGCTCTGCGCGAACAGCACGCGGGCGACCGGGTTCCTGCGCGAGGGCGACCACGTGGTCGGCGTGCGCGCCAAGGACCTCGAGGGCGGCTCGGAGTTCGACATCCGCGCCACGCACGTCATCAACGCCGCCGGGGTCTGGACCGACGAGATCCAGCAGATGGTGGGCGGCCGGGGCGAGTTCCGCGTCCGCGCGTCCAAGGGCGTGCACGTGGTCGTCGACCGCAACCGGATCAACTCCGCCACCGGCATCATCGCGCGCACCGCGAAGAGCGTGCTGTTCATCGTCCCGTGGGGCAGCCACTGGATCATCGGCACGACCGACACCGACTGGGACCTCGATCTCGCGCACCCGGCCGCCAGCCAGGCCGACATCGACTACCTGCTCGACCAGGCAAACCGGCTGCTGGCCGACCCGCTCACCCGCGACGACGTCGTCGGCGTCTACGCGGGGCTGCGGCCGCTGCTCGCGGGCGAGTCCGACTCCACCAGCAAGCTGTCGCGCGACCACGCGGTCGCCTCGCCCGTGCGAGGGCTGACCGTCATCGCCGGCGGCAAGTACACGACGTACCGGGTCATGGCCAAGGACGCCGTCGACTTCGCCGTGCACGACATGGAACGCAAGATCCCCGACTGCATCACCGAGGACGTCCCCCTCGCCGGGGCCGACGGCTACCACGCGCTGTGGAACTCACGGCGCGTCATCGCGACCCGGACCGGGCTGCGGCTGTCCGTCGTCGAGCACCTGCTCGGTCGTTACGGCTCGCTGATCAACGAGCTGCTCGCGCTGGTCGACGAACGGCCCGAGCTCGGCGAGCCGCTGGCCGGTGCGCCGGAGTACCTGCGGGTCGAGGCCGTCTACGCCGCCACCCACGAGGGCGCCCGGCACCTCGAGGACGTGCTGACCCGCCGCACCCGCATCTCGATCGAGGTGCCCGACCGGGGCGTCGCCGCGGCCCGCGAGATCGCGACCCTGGTGGCGCCGGTGCTCGGCTGGGACGACGACACCGTCGCCCGCGAGCTGGAGCACTACGAGCAGCGCGTCGCCGCCGAGCTCGAGTCGCAGCACCAGGGCGACGACCTCACCGCGGACGCCGCCCGGCTCGGCGCCCCGGACGTCCGCCTCGGCGTCTGA